The following is a genomic window from Polaribacter atrinae.
TAGGTGTTAATTTAACAGAAATGAAACGCCATAAATCTACCGCATTATGTTGTGGAGCAGGAGGTGCGCAAATGTTTAAAGATGCTGAAAAAGGGGATAAGGAGATTAATGTTTTAAGAACAGAAGATGCTTTAGAAACCAAACCAAATATTATTGCTACAGGTTGTCCGTATTGCAATACAATGATGACAGACGGAATTAAATTTAAAGAAAAAGAAGCAGAAGTTGTTGTTAAAGATATTGCAGAACTAATTGCAGAGGCTAATAATTTGTAGGAAAAAAACATTAAATTAATTTAAATGTTTGAAAACGAGTTTGTTTCTAATTTACCAAATATTACAGAAATCACCTTTAAACCAATCAATAAGAACTATTTAAAAGTTATTTTATTAAATAGTTTATTACTTTTTGGAGCTATTTTAATGGGGATTTTTATAGCGAATCATTATAATTTTCTAGACGCAATTAGTCCTTATGTTTATCTTGTCTACATTGCTTTTATAATAGTTCTGATAATTACAATACTTTTACTTTACTTTGGATTTAAAAAAAGAAAATATGCTGTTCGAGAAAAAGACATTTCTTATAAAAGCGGTTTATTCTTCCAAAAAATTACAACAGTACCGTTTTCTAGAGTTCAGCATATAGAAGTAGATGAAAGCCCTCTCTCTAGGTTTTTTAAATTAGCTTCTTTAAGTGTTTTTACTGCCGGAGATAGTAGTGATGATTTAGATATAAAAGGAATTACCAAAAAGGAAGCTATAGAAATAAAAGAATTTATTAGTCAAAAAATCAATGAATAACACGTTTGATTTTAGTCAATTTTCTAAACAATCTAAAAAAGGAATTCTTATAATTTATTTTAAGTTACTGTATAAATTATTAAAAGCTTTTTGGGTCTTACTTTTTCTGTTTTTTCAGAAATTTTCTAAGTTTAATCAAACTACACTGTTTTATATCTATTTGGGACTTGGATTTTTGTTATTATTTTTTCTGATTAGGGCTTTTTTAATTTATCAAAATTTTCAGTTTAAGGTAGATAAGAATCACTTTATTTTAAAACAAGGAATCTTAAAAAAAACAAATACTTCCATTTCTTTTGATAGAATTCAGAACATCAATTTTAAGCAAAATATTATTCAACAGCTTATCAATGTATATGAAGTTAATATAGAAACTGCAGGGTCTAACAAAACAGAAATCTCTATAAAGGCATTGTCTTTTCAAAAAGCCAAAGCGCTTAAAAGTCAACTTTCATTCCATAACTCAACCATAATCAAAGAAGAAATTGTTGCAGAAAAACCATTTCTAAAAATAAATTTATTAGAGTTATTAAAGGTTAGTTTCACAGAAAACCATCTACAAAGTTTGCTCATTTTTATGGCCTTATTAGTAGGGCTTTTTCAGCAACTAGAACAATTATTTAGTGGTATTGGAAAAGATCATTTATTAAATGAATATATAGAAAAAAGTAGTAGTTCTTTTCATCAAAGTATTTTTGTGTTCATTGTGCTAATTATCTTATTGATTTTTATAGCAATTTTAAGTTCTTTTGTAAGAATATTCTTATTTCATTTTAATTTAACTGTTTTTATAAAAGATCAAAACTTTGAAATCTATCAAGGATTGCTTACAAAAAAATCTATTATATTAAAGAAGGATAAAATTCAGAGTATTACTGTTTCTACAAATCCAATAAAAAAGATTTTAGGTATTTCCTTTATCACTTTTAAACAAGCTGTTAGTGGTAAAGTAAATAAAAAAAGAAAAGACAAGTTAATACGAATTGTTGGCTGTAAAAAAGCTCAGGTAAACAGAATTAAGGAATTACTTTTCAACTTTTCTGAAGTAGATCAATTAGAAAGAAAGCAGGTACATGTTTATTTAAAAAGAAGAATGTATTTTCTGTCTTTTTTACTTTTACTGATAACAAATGTAGTTTTTTATCTTACTTTTTTAGACAAACTAGTTTTCTTAACTAACATTTTATTGGTTCCATTATTTATTCTTATTGTCAATTTAATCTTCAATAAAAGATTTTATAAAATAAGTGATGATGTTTTGTTGGTTGGTTCAGGAAGTTTTGACACTCATTTAACATATTTACCCTTTTTTAAGGTGCAAAATATTAAAATGATGCAAACTTTTTTTCAAGAAAGAAATAAGGTTGTAGATTTGGTTTTTCAAACCGCTTCTGGAGAAATTAAACTTCCTTGTATAGAAAAAAGCGAGGCGATAAAAATTTACAATTATACTTTATTTAAAGTAGAAAGTAGTACGAATTTATGGATGTAAAAAATTACATAAAAGCAGCAAGGTTAAGAACTTTACCTTTATCTGTTTCAGGAATTATTTTGGGTAGCTTTTTAGGAACTAAAAAATTAAGTGATGAAATTTCAATTCTGGAATCTCCAATTTTTTGGTTAGCAATATTAACTACTGTCGGTTTTCAGGTATTGTCTAATTTTGCAAACGATTATGGAGACGGAATTAAAGGTTCCGATAAAAATAGAACAGGAGAAGCACGTATGGTTTCATCAGGAGCAATCACTCCGAAACAAATGAAATTAGCCATGATAATTACAACAATTATCACCTTAATAATAGCCTTATTTCTTATTTACGTTTCTTTTGGTAAAGAAAATTTTGGATATTCAATATTATTTTTAGGTTTAGGAATTGCTTCAATTGCTGCAGCTATTAAATATACCGTTGGTAACTCTGCTTATGGATATAGTGGTTTTGGTGATGTTTTTGTTTTTCTGTTTTTTGGTTTATTAAGCGTAGTTGGTAGTTATTTCTTATTCACAAAACACCTTGATATGTATGTTTTTTTACCAGCAATTTCAGTTGGCTTATTAAGTACTGCTGTTTTAAACCTTAATAATTTACGTGATAGAGAAGAAGATAAAAAAAATAATAAAAACACCTTAGTTGTTAAGTTAGGAAACGTAAAAGCAAAAAAATATCATTATTTTTTAATTTTTGGGGCTTTGATTTTTGCTTGTGCATATGCCTTTTTAGATTTTAGAAATATTTATCAACTTATTTTTTTAGGTGCTTTTGTTCCGTTAATTAGAAATGTAAAAACTGTTGCAGCCAATAATATTCCTGCAGAATTAGATAGTGAACTTAAAAAAGTAGCATTAAGCACTTTTTTGTTTGCAATTCTTTTTGGAGTTGGACAAATTATGTAATTTGTGAATTAAATATAATTTTAAGATATGAAGATTAAATTTTTAGGTCATTCTTGTTTTTCTATAGAAATAAACAACGTAACTATTTTAGTAGATCCGTTTATTTCGGGTAATGCATTAGCTTCTCACATAGATATCTCTAATTTAAAAGCAGATTTTATCTTGTTAACACATGCGCATCAAGATCATGTTTTAGATGTAGAAATAATTGCAGAGAGAACAAAGGCAGTTATTGTTTCTAACTATGAAATATCCATGTACTATGGGGCAAAAGATTTAAATGTAAGTGCATTAAATCATGGAGGTACTTTTAAAACGGAGCACTTTTCTGCAAAATACGTAAATGCAATTCACACTTCCTCTTTTGCAGATGGTACTTATGGTGGAGAACCGGGAGGTTTTGTAATTTCATCAAAAGATAAAAACCTATATGTTGCAGGAGATACTGCTTTAACAATGGATATGAAATTGATTCCTTTAACTACGAAGCTTACTGCAGCTATTTTTCCTATTGGAGATACGTTTACTATGGGAGTGGAAGATGCAATTATTGCAAGTGATTTAGTGGAGTGTCCTAAAGTAATTGGATGTCATTTTAATACTTTTCCTCCAATTGAAATCGATATTAATGAAGCAAAATCTAAATTCACATCAAAAAATAAAGAGTTGGTTGTATTAGAAATAGGAGAAAATATAAACTTATAAAATGAAAGCAATAAAAATAATTTTAGGAATCATTTCTGCATTTGTAGTTGTTTTTCTACTAACAGGTTTAATTGTAAAAGAAACAACGTATACCGCTCAAGTATCTATTAGTAAGTCCATAGATCAGGTTTTTACAGCTTTTAATAATTCTGAGGATGTACAAAACTGGATTCCAGAAGTACAGTCTTTTGAGGTTGTTAATGAAAACCCTGGTAAAATAGGAAGTATTTACAAAATAGTTGTTTTAAACCAAGGTCAAGAAATAAGTATGACCGAAAAAGTGTTGGCTTATGTGCCAAATGAAAAAGTAACCTTGTTTTTTGATGCAGAAGGTATGCTTAAAAAAGACGATTATATTTTTACAGAAAGTAATGGGGTTACCACTGTTACTTTAAATGCAAGTTGCCAAAGTGATACGTTTATAATGGCATGTATTTTTCCTTATTTTAAAGGAACATTTAGAGAACAAGATCAATCTTATTTGAATAACCTTAAAGTTTTTATAGAAGGTAAAGTAGACGAATAATCTTTCATTTTATTACTTGCTGTTTTCTCTGTATTTAAAATACGATCTTAATATTAATGTTTTCACTAAACGTGGAAATATTTTTGTAACGCTAAATCAATTATACTCTTTTGTTAAACGCTACCTACAAAAAATACATTCTCAATTTTAAAAACCCAAGTGGAACATCACGTGGAATTTTAAGAACTAAAGAAACTTGGTTTATCTTTTTAAATAAAAATGGTAAAATAGGTGTTGGAGAAACGGGCTTGTTTAGAGGCTTAAGCTTTGATGATGTGCCTAATTATGAAGAAAAATTAATATGGGTTTGTAATAACATTAATAAAGGTTTGGTCTTTTTGCTAAAAGAACTCTCTGAGTTTCCATCCATACAATTCGGGTTAGAGCAAGCTTTCTTATCACTTAAAAGTGACGATAAGTTTCATTTATTTCCATCAGAATTTACCAAAGGGAACGAAGCTATTGATATAAACGGCCTAATTTGGATGGGTGAAGAAGCGTTTATGAAAAAACAAATCAAAGAAAAATTAGAAGCAGGTTTTTCTTGTATCAAAATGAAAATTGGTGCCATTAATTTTGAGACTGAAATAGCGTTGTTAAAATCCATCCGAAAAGAATTTTCATCAAAAGAAATAGAGTTAAGAGTAGATGCAAATGGTGCTTTTAATCCAAAGAATGCTTTAGAAAAATTAAAGCGTTTATCCGAATTAGAAATTCATTCTATAGAACAACCCATTAAACAAGGTCAAGTAGAAGAAATGGCTACTTTATGTGCTACAACACCTTTGCCAATTGCATTGGATGAAGAGTTAATAGGTGTGTTTTCATCCGAAGAAAAAAATCAATTATTACAAACTATTCAACCTCAATTTATCATTTTAAAACCAAGTTTAATCGGTGGTTTCGCTGGTAGTTTAGAATGGATTAAATTTGCAGAAGAAATAAAATCTGATTGGTGGATAACCTCTGCATTAGAAAGTAATATTGGTTTAAATGCTATTGCTCAATTTACACATACATTAAAAAGTAATTTACCACAAGGTTTAGGAACCGGTGGGCTATTCACAAATAATTTTGCAAGTCCGTTAGTAGTTAAAAATGGAGCTTTATATTATCATCAAACTCAAAACTGGGATTTTAATTTATAAATATGAATTTTATACAACAAGCATATAAAGGAAACAATGAATGGTTTCATTGGGTATTAACTATCATGGCCGTTTTTGCTGGGTGGCAAATTTTAGGTGTCATACCTTTAACGGTTTTGGCTATTATGCATTCTGCAAATATGGCAGAGTTTACTGCGGCTGCTCAAGATAACTTTATGACGTTAGATATCAATAAAAACCTCTTTCTTTTTTTTATGATATTAATGTTCTTTTTTGGATTGGTTAGTCTTGTTATAGCAATTAAGTACATCCACAAAAGAACTGTAACATCTTTATTAACAAGTAGAAAATCGATAGATTGGAAGCGTTTTTGGTTTGGTTTTATTACTTGGGGAATTGTTTCTTCTGTTGTAATTATGGGAGGTATTCTTTTAGCTCCAGAAAACTATGTTTGGAACTTTAATCCAGTGCCTTTCTTTACCTTATTAGCAGTCTCTTTTCTCTTTTTACCTTTTCAAACTTCATTTGAAGAGTTGTTATTTAGAGGTTATTTTATGCAAGGTTTGGGAATTTTAGCTAAAAATAGATGGGTACCTTTAATTTTAACTTCGGTTTGTTTTGGTTTACTACATGGTGCAAATCCAGAGGTAGAGAAGTTAGGCTATATTTCTATGGTTTTTTATATTGGTACGGGTTTCTTTTACGGAATTACTACTTTAATGGACGAAGGAACTGAATTGGCAATTGGCTTACATGCTATAAATAATATTGTTGCAGCATTTTTTGTGACTACAAATTGGACCGTTTTTCAAACGGATGCTTTATATGTTGATACTTCAGAACCTTCTGTAGGATGGGAAATGTTTTTCCCTGTTTTAGTTTTATATCCAATACTATTATTTATTTTTTCTAAAAAATATGGATGGAAAAACTGGAAAGAAAAACTTACAGGAAAAATAGAGCAACCTGTTAATTTAAAAGAAAATTATAGAATTTTAGAAGATTGAAACGAAACAGATTTCATATAAAATTTCAATTAAATGGCGTTTCATTTTCTTCTGTAGATGAAATTATAACGTTTGCATCTATTTTTTCTGATGAAATACACCAATTTTTAAAGAACTGGTTTTCTGACGATCCATATATTATAGTTAAAACTTCAGGATCTACAGGTGTTCCAAAAGATATAAAATTGCAAAAAAGTAAGATGATAAACTCTGCTTTGGCTACCGGTGCTTTTTTTTATTTAAAAGAAAATACAACGGCATTATTATGTTTGCCTACAGAATATATTGCCGGAAAAATGATGTTGATAAGAGCGTTAACTTTAGGTTGGCAATTAGATGTAGTGGCTCCAACTTCTTTTCCTCTTCGAGGGATAAAAAAAATATTTGATTTCTCTGCAATGGTGCCGCTACAATTAGAGAATTCTTTAAACTCACTAAATCAAATTAAAAAGTTAATTGTTGGTGGAGGAGTAGTTTCTAAGCAATTAGAAAATAAAATTTTAAACACTACGTGCACTGTTTTTGCTACTTATGGTATGACAGAAACGATTACACACATTGCTGTGAAAAGATTAAATAATTTTTCTTCAATAGAAAGAAATACGAGTATGAAATCTTTACAAAAAGGGTTTTATGAAACTTTACCAAATGTAGAAATTTATAAAGACGATAGAAACTGTTTGGTTATTAATGCGCTAGAGGTTTCAAATGAAGTCATTTTTACAAATGATATTGTAAATTTAGTTTCAGAAACTCAATTTGAATGGTTGGGGCGTTTTGACAATGTGATAAACTCAGGAGGAATCAAACTACACCCAGAAAAAATTGAAGAAAAATTATCAGAAATAATTAGCAAGCGTTTTTTTGTAGCTGGTATTCCAGACAGTACATTAGGAGAAAAACTCGTTTTAATTATAGAAGATTCTTATACCTCAAATGAAGTTGAAGTTTCTTTTAAATTGAAAATTAATCAATTAAAAGCACTCACTAAATTTGAAATTCCCAAAGAAATTTATTTTGTAACTAAATTTATAGAAACAGAAACAAATAAGATTCAACGTAACAAAACTTTAGATTTAATAAAATAATATTTTAAATTTATAAGCACTTTTTTTTAATAGTCATTGTTGTCTAGCGTGTTTTATTAAATTAATATTTTAGAAAATGCTTATTTTAAGGTAAATTATAGATGTGAAGAACTTCTTTTATACTCACTAAAGTTGTACTATTCTAACCCTTTTTATAAAATTAGTATAATTAATAAGTAAATGCTGTTGTTTTATTGAAAATATTTAAAAATTTTGTATTTTTGTTATTGTTCTGACGATAATATATAATAATTAAATTGGGGGATTGAATTTATTATATTCTAAGAATAACTAAGGTCGTAATTTTTTAATTACGGCTTTTTTTATTTTTTTAAACTAGAGTTAAAGCTTTTATTTATTTCTGATTATAATAATTTTTATTTCGAGTTTTTTTTCTGGTATTATTTTTGATATTTTTAATAAAATTAACATTCATGAAAAAAGTATTTTTAGGTTTTACTATTTGTTTTTTTTCTATTACAAATAATGTAGCACAAGAGCAACATGTAGAAAATCAAAAAGAAAATAAAGAAGCCCTTTCTATAAATTGGGAACCTTCTTTTAGCGATGCTTTAAAGAAGTCTAAAAAAGAAAATAAACCAGTACTTATTTATTTTACTGGATCAGATTGGTGCGGACCATGTATTGTTTTAGATAAGAATCTTTTTCATTCAGAAAAGTTTAAGGCTATCGCAGATAATGATTTAATATTATACGAGGCAGATAGTCCTAGAAATTTAGATTTGGTTTCTCCTGAGCAGTTAGAAGTAAACAATGATTTAAAAAGGAAGTTTAATATAAATACATTTCCCACGTTAGTTTTTGTAAACCACAAAGGAAAAATGATTGGCTATAAAAAAGGGTTAATTCTTACAGATTATTATTATCCATTTATTCAATCTGTTATAGAGAATTATTAAACATAAAAAAAACCGAAGCAATTTGCTCCGGTTTTTTTACCTCTAGTTTTTAGAAGATAATTATTTTTCATTCACTACTCTAAATGTAGTTCTTCTGTTGGCTCTGTGTTGCGCTTCTGTACAAGAAACACCATCTGCACATCTGTTAGTTAATTTTGCTTCACCATAACCATTACCAGTTAATTTACTTGGGTTTACACCTTTAGAAATTAAATAGTTAGTAACTGCTTGCGCTCTTCTTTCAGATAAATCTTGGTTACTCTCTTTTGTTCCTCTAGAGTCTGTATGAGATTCTAAAGCTACAGATACCCCCGTTTTTAGAACTGGTAATAATCTTGTATCGATAATTCCTTTAGCAGCAGAAGTTAAAGTAGCGCTTCCTAAGTTCCAGTTAATAGGTAAAATAGTATTGTTTACTAATTCACACTCAACTTCTTTCCAAGTTGTTAGACCTCCTTTATTTACTAAAATTTCTTTAGTTACAGTTTTGTATTTCGCAGCAACAGTAACTTCTTCTAGCCATGCATCTTTTACTAAAACTGTTTTGTTGATATTTCCGTACTCTGCAGGAATTTCAATAGATTTTGTAGTTGGTGCAGAAACCATAACTTTTGTTGTATAGGTTTTCTCATAACCAGGAACTTTGTCAGAAACAGTACTTGCGTCTTTATCTAACTTAGTTAAAGGAATTGTAACGTATTTTGCAGGAACTGGTTTGTAGCACCAGTATCTACAGTCATTAGGGTCGCTAGACTCACAATCAGGAGCTTTTTCACTCATTTCCCAATTTGCAGAAGCTGCTTTTGTTTCAATAGTTTCAGAATCTGGGTTAAATGTTGCTTGAATAACTCTTAATTTATTAGCATCTTCTTTAGCAGTATAGCTTACTGTTTTGTCTTCCCACACAGCAGGTACAACAACTAAACGCTGTCCAGCTTCTTTAATTAATACTCTTTCTGTAACAGTATTGTATTCTGCAGGATGTGTAACAATTTTTTTGTATGCCGGAGCAACTTCTATTGTTACGTCTTCATTTTTCCAAACTTCAGGAGTTTTACAACGTACGTAGCATTTTCCTGGTTCTGGGTTTTGTGGTAAGTCTTGTGCAAATGCTGTTGCACCAAACATTAATAATGTAGCACCTAGTAAAATTTTTTTCATAATAGATTTGTATTTTGAGTTTTTATTCATATTTATGACACAAACTTTTCTAGTAAGTCACATCATTCTTCTCAAAAGTACAAATTATGTTAAAGAAATCATAAAAAAATCACAACTTATTGTAAAATAGGCTTTTAATAATCCCGTCTGAAAGACCAATTTTAGGAACATAAATTTTTCTTGCCCCACTCCATTTCATTGCAGACAAGTATATCTTTGTTGCAGGTATAATAACATCAGCTCTATCTGGGTTTAAACTTAACTCAGAAACCCGCTCATCAAAAGTCATTTGTTTTAAGAATTGATATTGAGCATTTAGATATATATAAGAAATTGGTTTTCCTTCCGCTCGTCCAGACATTTTAAATAACTTGTTAATGTTACCTCCAGAACCAATTAAAGAGACCTTCTTTAAGTCTTTAGTGTTTTTCTTAATCCACTTCTCTACATTTGCATAAATTTCTTTATTTACAGCTTTTTTGTTATTTAACAAACGTACTGTACCCATTTTAAAAGATTTTGACGTAAGAATTTTTCCTTCAGAAAATATGGTGAATTCTGTACTACCACCACCAACATCAACATATAAATAAGAATTATCTCCTTCTATTAATTGATTTAAGTCGGTAGATGAAATGATAGCTGCTTCTTCTTTTCCTCCAATGATATCAATTTGTACTCCTGTTTGTTTTAGAATTTTTGCTGCAACTTCTTTTCCGTTTTCTGCTTCTCTCATTGCAGATGTTGCACAAGCTTTATATCTTTCTACGCCATGAACATCCATTAATAATTTAAATGCTTCCATAGCATTAATCATTCTACTAATGTTTTTTTCACAGATCATTCCTTCACCAACAAAAGCATCCGCTCCTAAACGAATAGGAACACGTACTAAAGAAGATTTTTTAAATTGAGGCTCCTTGTCTTCAGATACAATTACATTGGCAATAAGCAATCTAATTGCATTGGAACCAATATCTATAGCTCCATATTTTTTAATTTCTAACAAACTATTTTTATTTATGGTTTTTAGGGAATTCTATCATAAACGTTTTCCCTTTCTTTATGTTTTTCCAGTGCTTTTCTTCAAACTGTATACCTACAACACCACAAGTTGATACATGAGAAATGGGCTTGTTACCAAACTTGTTTACAAACGAATTAATACCATGATCATGACTAAAAATGATTGCAGAATTAAAACCATCATCTAAAGCGTTTACTGTCTTTACCAAATACCCATCACTAAAGCTATATAGTTGTCTTTTTACTTGAAGGTTCGATAATGGAAATTCGAAATTTTCACAAAAAATAATCGCTGTATGCAATGCTCTATTAGCACTACTTGATACAAAAACATCTGGTCTGTCTATTTCTTTAGCTAAGAACTTAGAGATTAAATGTGCATCTTTTATTCCGCGTTTTTTTAGAGGTCTGTCAATATCTTCTATTCCTGAGTATTCCCAAGAAGATTTTGCATGTCTAACAATGTATAAAGTTTTCATTCAATTCTTATTGTTGAGTTGTAAATATAAAAATTTATGGTGCTAATCTTTCTTTTTTCCAAGAAAAATCTTCTTCTAGGGTGTATCTTATTCTATCATGCATTCTATTTGGTCTCCCTTGCCAAAATTCTATAGAAATTGGTTTTACCAAATAACCTCCCCAATGTTTAGGTCTTATTATTTCCTTTCCTTTAAATTGGTTTTCAAAAGTTTTTAAATTACCATCTAATTCTTCTCTAGAAGCAACCACTTCACTTTGGTTAGATGCCCAAGCACCTAGTTTGCTACCGTCTGGTCTCGATTCAAAATAGCCATCAGACAAATTTTCTGCTAACAGTTCTGCATTTCCTTTTATAATTATTTGTTGTTCTAAGGCTGGCCAAAAGAAAGACAAACAAATATTATTATTTGCTGCAATTGCTTTTCCTTTTTCTGAATTGTAATTGGTGTAAAAGATAAAACCTTCCCAAGTAAATTTTTTTAATAAAACAACTCTACTTTTAGGGAAACCATCTAAACCAATGGAAGAAACGGTCATTGCATTGCTTTCATCAACCATGTTGGATGTGTCTGCTTTTATAAACCAAGTTTGGAATAATTCTATGGGGTTTTCTGGGCAAATACTTTCTAAAAGTTCTTGCTTTTC
Proteins encoded in this region:
- the pdxH gene encoding pyridoxamine 5'-phosphate oxidase — translated: MSKDLSNYRKSYEKQELLESICPENPIELFQTWFIKADTSNMVDESNAMTVSSIGLDGFPKSRVVLLKKFTWEGFIFYTNYNSEKGKAIAANNNICLSFFWPALEQQIIIKGNAELLAENLSDGYFESRPDGSKLGAWASNQSEVVASREELDGNLKTFENQFKGKEIIRPKHWGGYLVKPISIEFWQGRPNRMHDRIRYTLEEDFSWKKERLAP